The following are from one region of the Senegalia massiliensis genome:
- a CDS encoding CopG family ribbon-helix-helix protein — translation MEYNNNKYINWNYIILINLSGGALMAESKKIVVSMPKTLLNEIDGIVSIEKKNRSEFIREAMRLYIRERKKIQIRERMKIGYREMANINLALAEIGIEADNCELCDYESKLTGCD, via the coding sequence ATGGAATATAATAATAATAAGTATATAAATTGGAATTATATTATCTTAATAAATTTATCCGGAGGTGCACTAATGGCCGAATCTAAAAAAATAGTTGTGAGCATGCCAAAAACTTTATTGAACGAAATTGATGGAATAGTATCTATTGAGAAGAAAAATAGAAGTGAATTTATTAGGGAAGCTATGAGGCTTTACATTAGAGAGAGGAAAAAGATTCAAATCAGAGAGAGAATGAAAATTGGATATAGAGAAATGGCTAATATTAATTTAGCTTTAGCTGAAATAGGAATTGAAGCAGATAATTGTGAACTCTGTGATTATGAGTCGAAGCTGACGGGATGTGATTAA
- a CDS encoding methionine ABC transporter ATP-binding protein, with translation MIKLKNVYKEYKTKDKNIVALKDINLNIKNGEIYGIIGLSGAGKSTLIRTINRLENVDKGNIYINDIDITNLNKKELLKTRKKIGMIFQHFDLLSSKNVFHNVAFPLQIAKVDKNEISKRVNDLLELVGLSDKKYAYPSQLSGGQKQRVAIARALANKPNLLLSDEATSALDPETTKSILELLRKLQKTLNLTIIMITHEMEVVKRTCDKVAVMENGEIVEKGNVDEVFFNPKTDITKRLIESMHNDDIEELDITNTENSKLFKLTFIGESSKKPIISTIAKDFNVEINILSGNIDKLISTSVGNLTIQINGNQEEINKSINFLTKNNVKAEVITNERDI, from the coding sequence ATGATAAAACTTAAAAATGTATATAAAGAGTATAAGACTAAAGATAAAAATATAGTAGCTCTTAAAGATATAAATTTAAATATTAAAAATGGTGAAATTTATGGAATTATTGGCCTAAGTGGTGCTGGTAAATCAACTCTTATAAGAACTATTAATAGATTAGAAAATGTTGATAAAGGGAATATTTATATAAATGATATTGATATTACTAATTTAAATAAAAAAGAATTATTAAAAACAAGAAAAAAAATAGGTATGATATTCCAGCACTTCGATTTATTGAGTTCAAAAAATGTATTTCACAACGTTGCATTTCCCTTACAAATTGCAAAAGTAGATAAGAATGAAATATCTAAAAGAGTAAACGACTTATTAGAACTTGTAGGACTGAGTGATAAAAAATATGCTTATCCATCGCAACTAAGCGGAGGACAAAAACAAAGAGTAGCAATAGCAAGAGCTCTAGCAAATAAACCTAATTTATTATTATCAGATGAAGCTACATCTGCACTTGATCCTGAAACAACAAAATCGATATTGGAACTTTTAAGAAAGTTACAAAAAACATTAAACCTTACAATCATTATGATAACTCATGAGATGGAAGTTGTTAAAAGAACTTGTGATAAAGTAGCTGTTATGGAAAATGGAGAAATTGTAGAGAAGGGTAATGTAGATGAAGTATTTTTCAATCCTAAAACAGATATTACTAAAAGACTTATAGAATCTATGCATAATGATGATATAGAAGAGTTAGATATTACTAATACTGAAAACTCCAAATTATTCAAATTAACTTTTATAGGAGAATCTTCAAAAAAACCTATAATATCAACAATAGCAAAAGATTTTAATGTAGAAATAAATATTCTTTCTGGAAATATAGATAAACTTATAAGCACAAGTGTTGGTAATTTAACCATACAAATAAATGGCAATCAGGAAGAAATAAATAAAAGCATAAATTTTTTAACTAAAAATAATGTGAAAGCAGAGGTGATAACAAATGAAAGAGATATTTGA
- a CDS encoding ABC transporter ATP-binding protein, which produces MTGFKEEEYSKNLNIGIWKRIFKYMKNYKKHLYLLGFIMLSVAAIDIIFPLMTKRAIDNYVVPGNTDGLIRFSFIYLVLILIQVINVGAFIAVAGKVEMGIQYDIRKLGFKKLQELSFTYYDKTPIGWIMARMTSDVRRLGETISWGIVDSAWGLTFMLGVGIVLFVLNFKLALITLSVVPVLAIISVYFQNKILNSYRGVRKLNSQITGAFSEGISGAKTTKTLVREEENLKEFKNYTSSMKLISIRAAIFSALFLPIVLTLGSIGTGLALWFGGRAVVFGEITYGTLVAFLSYTALFFEPVRELARVFAELQSAQASAERVLSLVEMTPDIKDTKDVILKYGDILNPKEENWENIKGDIEFENVSFQYQNGEKVLDNFNLKINAGETVALVGETGSGKSTIVNLACRFYEPTEGKILIDGVDYKSRSLSWLHSNIGYVLQSPHLFSGTIRENIRYGSKNASENDIIEAAKRVNAHEFIEKLEKKYDTEVGEGGGKLSTGQKQLVSFARAIVSNPSIFVLDEATSSIDTETEKKIQYAIEKVLKNRTSFIIAHRLSTIINADKILVVKNGKIIEHGNHNELLKLKGYYYKLYTNQLEEQNTKESWV; this is translated from the coding sequence ATGACAGGTTTTAAAGAAGAAGAATACAGTAAGAATTTAAATATAGGTATTTGGAAACGAATATTTAAATATATGAAAAATTATAAGAAGCATTTATACTTATTAGGATTTATAATGCTGAGTGTAGCAGCTATAGATATAATATTTCCATTGATGACAAAAAGGGCAATTGATAATTATGTGGTACCAGGGAATACAGATGGTTTAATTCGTTTTTCATTTATATATTTAGTGTTAATATTAATTCAAGTTATAAATGTAGGTGCTTTTATTGCAGTTGCAGGCAAAGTAGAAATGGGAATTCAATATGATATAAGGAAATTAGGCTTTAAAAAGCTACAAGAATTGTCATTTACTTATTATGATAAAACACCAATAGGGTGGATTATGGCAAGAATGACTTCTGATGTAAGAAGATTGGGAGAAACTATATCTTGGGGGATTGTAGATTCTGCATGGGGACTTACATTTATGTTAGGAGTAGGAATAGTTTTATTTGTTTTAAACTTTAAATTAGCTCTTATTACACTTTCTGTTGTTCCTGTATTAGCTATTATAAGTGTTTATTTTCAAAATAAAATATTAAACTCTTATAGAGGAGTAAGGAAACTAAATTCACAGATTACAGGTGCATTTAGTGAAGGAATATCTGGAGCTAAAACTACAAAAACTTTAGTTAGAGAAGAAGAAAATTTAAAAGAATTTAAAAATTATACATCAAGTATGAAATTGATATCCATAAGGGCTGCAATATTTTCGGCTTTATTTTTACCAATAGTGCTAACTCTTGGTAGTATAGGTACTGGACTTGCATTATGGTTTGGAGGAAGAGCTGTAGTTTTTGGAGAAATTACCTATGGTACACTTGTAGCATTCTTATCCTATACAGCATTGTTTTTTGAGCCAGTTAGAGAATTAGCTCGTGTATTTGCAGAACTACAATCTGCTCAGGCTTCTGCTGAAAGAGTATTATCATTAGTAGAAATGACTCCAGATATAAAAGATACTAAAGATGTTATATTAAAATATGGAGACATTTTAAATCCTAAAGAAGAAAATTGGGAAAATATTAAAGGGGATATAGAGTTTGAAAATGTATCATTTCAATATCAAAATGGAGAAAAAGTATTAGATAACTTTAATTTAAAAATTAATGCAGGGGAGACAGTTGCTTTAGTTGGTGAAACAGGTTCTGGAAAGAGTACAATAGTTAATTTAGCATGTAGATTTTATGAACCAACTGAGGGCAAAATTTTGATTGATGGAGTAGATTATAAAAGTAGATCATTGTCTTGGTTACATTCTAATATTGGTTATGTTCTTCAAAGTCCTCATCTTTTTAGTGGAACTATAAGAGAAAATATACGTTATGGCTCTAAAAATGCAAGTGAAAACGACATAATAGAGGCTGCAAAAAGAGTAAATGCTCATGAATTTATTGAAAAATTAGAAAAGAAATATGATACTGAAGTTGGTGAAGGTGGAGGTAAATTATCTACTGGTCAAAAACAATTAGTATCTTTTGCTCGTGCTATAGTATCTAATCCATCAATATTTGTATTGGATGAAGCAACGTCGTCTATTGATACTGAAACTGAGAAGAAAATACAATATGCAATAGAAAAAGTTTTGAAGAATAGGACTAGTTTTATAATTGCTCATAGATTATCTACTATAATAAATGCAGATAAAATACTAGTAGTTAAAAATGGTAAGATAATAGAGCATGGAAATCATAATGAGCTATTAAAGTTAAAAGGTTATTATTATAAACTTTATACAAATCAATTAGAAGAACAAAATACTAAAGAATCATGGGTTTAA
- a CDS encoding methionine ABC transporter permease, with product MKEIFDLIYTPLLETLFMVSLSSVFGFLLGFPLGIILFITQKNSLVPNLKLNSILDFIVNIGRSFPFIILMLILSPLSKLIVGTSIGNTATIVPLSIAAAPFIARVVESSLKEVSYGVIEASLSMGATTRQIIFKVLVPEALPSLILGMTLTIINLIGYSAIAGAIGAGGLGYLAIRYGYYGFDASVMLIAVIAIIILVQGVQSLGNKIAFKLLENR from the coding sequence ATGAAAGAGATATTTGATCTTATATATACCCCCCTATTAGAAACATTATTTATGGTATCATTATCTTCTGTATTTGGATTTTTGCTAGGTTTTCCATTAGGGATAATATTATTTATTACTCAAAAAAATAGTTTAGTGCCTAATTTAAAATTAAATAGCATATTAGACTTCATAGTAAATATTGGAAGATCCTTTCCATTTATAATACTTATGTTGATATTATCACCTTTATCAAAATTAATTGTAGGAACTTCCATTGGAAATACAGCAACTATAGTTCCACTATCTATAGCAGCAGCTCCTTTTATTGCACGTGTAGTTGAATCTTCATTGAAAGAAGTAAGTTATGGAGTAATAGAAGCATCTTTATCTATGGGAGCTACTACAAGGCAAATAATATTTAAAGTTTTAGTACCTGAAGCTTTACCTTCATTAATATTAGGTATGACTTTAACTATTATAAATTTAATTGGCTATTCAGCTATAGCAGGAGCCATTGGAGCTGGAGGCCTTGGATATTTAGCAATAAGATATGGTTATTATGGTTTTGATGCAAGTGTAATGCTTATTGCAGTTATAGCCATAATAATATTAGTCCAAGGTGTACAATCTTTAGGTAATAAAATAGCATTTAAATTATTAGAAAATCGTTAG
- a CDS encoding MetQ/NlpA family ABC transporter substrate-binding protein: protein MKKLLIVLSLVTLIFVGCGNEAEEKEDVSTLKIGATPIPHSELLNEVKEKLADDGITLEIVEFTDYVKPNLALSDGELDANFFQHTPYLEDFNEKNDTDLVALAKIHVEPLGLYSDKYKDVEKIEKGSTIAIPNDPTNGGRALLLLENEGLIQLDKEAGLLATEKDIVENPKELEFKALEAAQIPRSLDDVDLAVINGNYALEADLVPTEDAILLEGKESPYANIIAIRPEDKDNKNLEVLVKALQSDEIKNFIEENYNGGVVTAY, encoded by the coding sequence ATGAAAAAATTATTAATCGTATTATCTTTAGTAACATTAATCTTTGTAGGATGTGGTAACGAGGCAGAGGAAAAAGAAGATGTAAGCACCTTAAAAATAGGAGCAACTCCTATTCCTCATTCAGAACTATTAAATGAAGTAAAAGAAAAGTTAGCAGATGATGGTATAACTTTAGAAATAGTTGAATTTACTGACTATGTAAAACCAAATTTAGCTCTTTCAGATGGTGAATTAGATGCAAATTTCTTTCAACATACACCTTATCTTGAAGATTTTAATGAAAAAAATGATACTGATCTAGTTGCCCTTGCAAAGATTCACGTAGAGCCATTAGGTCTATATTCTGACAAATATAAAGATGTAGAAAAAATTGAAAAAGGAAGTACAATTGCTATACCAAATGATCCTACAAATGGCGGTCGTGCTCTTTTACTTTTAGAAAATGAAGGATTAATACAATTAGATAAAGAAGCCGGTTTACTTGCAACAGAGAAAGACATAGTAGAAAACCCTAAGGAACTAGAATTTAAAGCACTTGAAGCAGCTCAAATACCAAGGTCACTTGATGATGTTGACTTAGCTGTAATAAATGGGAACTATGCTTTAGAGGCTGATTTGGTGCCTACAGAAGATGCTATACTACTTGAAGGAAAAGAGTCTCCTTATGCCAATATAATAGCTATAAGACCAGAAGATAAAGATAATAAAAATTTAGAAGTTTTAGTTAAAGCTCTTCAAAGTGATGAAATTAAAAACTTTATAGAGGAAAATTATAATGGTGGCGTGGTTACTGCATATTAA
- the alr gene encoding alanine racemase — protein sequence MLDLNNTRPTWVEINLDNLAHNMKEVKNIVKKDTLITAVVKANGYGHDAAEASKTFLKNGADRLAVATLSEAIELRNSGINDTPILILGYTPNSQAEYLLKYNIISTIYSFNQAQLLSRSALEQNKISKIHIKIDTGMRRLGFESNAKSIEEILKISKLPNIEIEGIFTHFACADEENKRFTRLQFTRFKYITDELEKRGLRIPIKHVSNSAAIIDLPEYNLDMVRAGVMLYGLYPSMNVDRKRVDLKSAMSLKTKISYVKCVEKSEGISYGHIYVTNKTAKIGTLPIGYADGFTRILSNDIEVTLKGKKVNVLGRICMDQTMINLSEVMNAEIGDIVTIFSGEEKNTNSIDDIAHKLNTINYEVVCMIAKRVPRVFVKGDNFIKVKDYNLHNMSI from the coding sequence TTGCTAGATTTAAATAACACAAGACCTACATGGGTAGAGATAAACTTAGACAACTTAGCTCATAATATGAAAGAAGTAAAAAATATAGTTAAAAAGGATACTTTGATAACAGCAGTTGTAAAAGCCAATGGATATGGTCATGATGCAGCAGAAGCATCTAAAACTTTTCTGAAGAATGGTGCAGATAGGCTTGCTGTAGCTACATTGTCTGAAGCTATAGAATTAAGAAATTCAGGAATAAATGATACACCTATATTAATATTAGGTTATACTCCAAATTCACAAGCTGAGTATTTACTAAAATATAATATTATAAGTACTATATATTCATTTAATCAAGCACAATTACTATCAAGGTCTGCATTAGAACAAAATAAAATTTCAAAAATACATATAAAAATAGATACTGGAATGAGAAGATTAGGATTTGAATCTAATGCAAAATCTATTGAGGAAATACTAAAGATATCAAAATTACCTAATATAGAAATAGAAGGAATATTTACTCATTTTGCTTGTGCTGATGAAGAAAACAAAAGATTTACAAGGTTACAATTTACAAGGTTTAAATATATAACAGATGAATTAGAAAAAAGAGGGTTAAGGATTCCAATCAAGCATGTATCTAATAGTGCTGCAATAATTGATTTGCCAGAATATAATCTTGATATGGTAAGAGCTGGTGTGATGTTGTATGGATTGTATCCATCTATGAATGTAGATAGAAAAAGAGTTGATTTAAAATCAGCAATGAGTTTAAAAACTAAAATTTCATATGTTAAGTGTGTAGAAAAAAGTGAAGGAATTAGTTATGGTCATATATATGTAACTAATAAAACTGCAAAAATAGGAACATTACCAATAGGTTATGCAGATGGATTTACTAGAATATTGAGTAATGACATAGAAGTAACATTAAAAGGAAAAAAGGTTAATGTATTAGGAAGAATTTGTATGGACCAAACCATGATTAATCTGAGTGAAGTAATGAATGCAGAAATAGGAGATATTGTAACAATTTTTAGTGGTGAAGAAAAAAATACTAATAGTATTGATGATATTGCCCATAAATTAAATACAATTAATTATGAAGTAGTTTGTATGATAGCTAAAAGAGTTCCTAGAGTTTTTGTTAAAGGAGATAATTTTATTAAGGTAAAAGATTATAATTTACATAATATGAGTATATAA
- a CDS encoding ABC transporter ATP-binding protein, which translates to MNSLKLLWKFMKGNKLLYLASILSIGIATLASIINPLVLKISIDSVIGDNPIDAPNIIVNMINSIGGVVVLKRNLWILAFALIFLTIIQGIFLYTKGKWSNSAAESIAKNIREKLYDHIQNLPYNYHVKAETGDLIQRCTSDLDTIRKFLAIQFVEIGRAVFMIIFIGIIMFSLDVKMAFISMSVVPIIFSFSVIFFLMVKKAFKLSDEAEAELSTVLQENLNGVRVVRAFSKEKFEIEKFDEKNENFRYLTYRLIKLLAGYWALSDLLSLIQIALVLILGVYWTVNNEITLGTLVVFTTYEGMLLWPVRQLGRILTDLGKSLVSLDRIGEILENPIEKKESHEIMPKINGNIEFNNVSFSYENYNKTLNNVSFKVKKGETIAIMGKTGSGKSSLVHLLARLYDYDSGSIKIDDIELKNIDKKWIRKNIGIVLQEPFLYSRSIKDNISIANLKAKENEIVESARIASIHNVILGFNKGYETPVGEKGVTLSGGQKQRIAIARTIINDSPILIFDDSLSAVDTETDLTIRSALKMRKKDVTTFIISHRITTVAEADRIIVLEDGKIVEMGNHSQLIKRNGLYKKVFKIQNGQNFEKENIV; encoded by the coding sequence TTGAATAGTTTAAAATTATTATGGAAATTCATGAAAGGAAATAAGTTGCTTTATCTAGCTTCTATATTAAGCATAGGAATTGCAACATTGGCATCAATAATTAACCCTTTAGTATTAAAAATTTCAATTGACTCAGTTATTGGTGATAATCCTATAGATGCGCCAAATATAATTGTAAATATGATTAATAGTATAGGAGGAGTAGTAGTACTTAAAAGAAATTTATGGATATTAGCATTTGCATTAATTTTTCTTACTATAATTCAAGGTATATTTTTATACACAAAAGGAAAGTGGTCAAATAGTGCTGCAGAATCTATTGCTAAAAATATTAGAGAAAAATTATATGATCATATTCAAAACTTACCTTATAATTATCATGTTAAGGCAGAAACTGGAGATCTTATTCAAAGGTGTACATCTGATTTAGATACAATCAGAAAGTTTTTAGCTATACAATTTGTAGAAATAGGAAGAGCAGTTTTTATGATTATATTTATCGGTATAATAATGTTTTCTTTGGATGTTAAAATGGCATTTATATCGATGTCAGTAGTGCCAATAATATTTTCTTTTTCAGTAATATTCTTTTTGATGGTAAAAAAGGCATTTAAGCTTTCTGATGAAGCTGAAGCAGAATTATCAACAGTGCTTCAAGAAAATTTAAATGGTGTAAGGGTAGTAAGAGCTTTTTCAAAAGAAAAATTTGAAATAGAAAAATTTGATGAAAAGAATGAAAACTTTAGATATTTAACCTATAGATTAATTAAGCTTTTAGCAGGATATTGGGCTTTATCTGACCTGTTAAGCTTAATACAAATTGCACTTGTTTTAATATTGGGAGTTTATTGGACTGTTAATAATGAGATAACACTTGGTACATTAGTTGTATTTACTACATATGAAGGAATGCTTTTATGGCCTGTAAGACAATTAGGTAGAATTTTAACTGATTTAGGTAAGTCATTAGTTTCACTAGATAGAATAGGAGAGATACTGGAAAATCCTATTGAAAAAAAAGAAAGTCATGAGATTATGCCTAAAATAAATGGGAATATTGAATTTAATAATGTTTCTTTTTCATATGAAAATTATAATAAAACATTAAATAATGTATCATTTAAAGTGAAAAAAGGTGAGACAATTGCAATAATGGGGAAAACTGGTTCAGGTAAATCCTCATTAGTACATTTACTTGCTAGATTATATGATTATGACTCAGGATCCATAAAGATTGATGATATAGAATTAAAAAATATAGATAAAAAATGGATTAGAAAAAATATAGGAATAGTATTACAAGAACCATTCTTATACTCAAGAAGTATAAAAGATAATATAAGTATTGCAAATTTAAAAGCTAAAGAGAATGAAATTGTTGAGTCTGCAAGAATTGCATCTATACACAATGTAATATTAGGCTTTAATAAAGGTTACGAAACTCCTGTAGGAGAAAAAGGTGTTACTTTATCCGGTGGACAAAAACAAAGAATAGCAATAGCAAGAACTATTATAAATGATAGTCCAATATTAATTTTTGATGATTCATTAAGTGCAGTAGATACAGAAACTGATTTAACAATAAGGAGTGCTTTAAAAATGAGAAAAAAAGATGTGACTACATTTATAATTTCTCATAGAATTACTACTGTAGCTGAAGCAGATAGAATTATAGTATTAGAAGATGGAAAAATTGTTGAAATGGGAAACCATAGTCAATTAATTAAAAGAAATGGTTTATATAAAAAGGTATTTAAGATTCAAAATGGTCAAAATTTTGAAAAAGAAAATATAGTATAA
- a CDS encoding regulatory protein RecX: MPKITDIKDSKKTTERVHIYIDGEYFKTTLKEISFGLNLYIGKDIERSILDEMILKEDFIKCKNKALQIISAAPQSEKNLNIKLKKYNFNEDIIDKVIKNLKEYNLVNDKNLASSIIKDKRNLSHFGKRKIYYDLIKKGIDERIAQEEISKLEDNDLELENAVFLSKKKVKLIKEEDRNKVYQKLARHLTYKGFSYDIVKKAIEKTLK, translated from the coding sequence ATGCCTAAAATTACAGATATTAAAGATTCCAAAAAAACAACAGAAAGAGTTCATATATATATAGATGGGGAGTATTTTAAAACTACATTGAAAGAAATAAGTTTTGGATTGAATTTATATATTGGAAAAGATATTGAAAGAAGCATATTAGATGAAATGATTTTAAAGGAAGACTTTATAAAGTGCAAAAACAAAGCATTACAGATAATAAGTGCAGCTCCACAAAGTGAAAAAAATTTAAATATCAAATTAAAAAAATATAATTTTAATGAAGATATAATTGATAAAGTTATTAAAAATTTAAAGGAATACAATCTAGTAAATGATAAAAATTTAGCTAGTTCTATTATAAAGGATAAGAGAAATTTAAGTCACTTTGGAAAAAGAAAGATATATTATGATCTAATAAAAAAAGGAATCGATGAAAGGATTGCTCAAGAAGAAATCTCTAAGTTAGAGGATAATGATTTAGAATTAGAAAATGCAGTATTTCTTTCTAAGAAAAAAGTAAAATTGATAAAAGAGGAAGATAGAAATAAGGTTTACCAAAAATTAGCAAGACATTTAACATATAAAGGCTTTAGTTATGATATAGTAAAAAAAGCTATAGAAAAAACTCTGAAATAA
- a CDS encoding CBS domain-containing protein, translating to MKAKDIMTKSVITVTEDDIIEDVTKVLITNKISGVPVVNEEQEVVGIVTETDLIFRDKNVNMPSYVPLLGGFILLESVKKFEKELRKAAAYKVKDVMTSPVIKVYEEDEIRKVVNIMLDRRINRVPVIDRDGKLKGIIARSDILAHL from the coding sequence TTGAAGGCTAAAGATATAATGACTAAAAGTGTGATAACAGTAACAGAAGATGACATAATAGAAGATGTGACTAAAGTTTTAATAACGAATAAAATTAGTGGAGTTCCAGTAGTGAATGAGGAACAAGAAGTTGTAGGAATTGTAACAGAAACAGATTTAATATTTAGAGACAAAAATGTAAATATGCCGTCGTATGTTCCATTATTAGGAGGATTTATTTTACTTGAGTCTGTAAAAAAGTTTGAAAAAGAATTAAGAAAGGCTGCTGCATATAAAGTTAAAGATGTTATGACATCTCCAGTAATTAAAGTTTATGAAGAAGATGAAATTAGAAAAGTAGTAAATATTATGTTAGATAGGAGAATTAACAGAGTTCCTGTTATAGATAGAGATGGAAAATTAAAAGGAATAATAGCTAGATCAGACATTTTAGCTCATCTTTAA
- a CDS encoding methyltransferase family protein: MSLSIFDYIFIIISVLWLLEFLFYPSINRKDEIKKDTFYMILVTILLIVIINSVMTYFNIGIIYIKWIKVVALIIYSLGLILRYWSLFIIGKKFSRYVQVDETQDLVIKGPYRILRHPLYLGLYLLTISIPLYTENFLVFIFSAFIMFRILKMRMDEEEIIMEKVIGERYIHWKEKRFKFIPFIY; this comes from the coding sequence ATGAGCTTAAGTATATTTGATTATATTTTTATAATTATTAGTGTTTTATGGTTATTAGAATTTTTATTTTATCCTTCGATTAATAGAAAGGATGAAATAAAAAAAGATACATTTTATATGATTTTAGTTACTATTTTACTTATAGTTATTATTAATAGTGTAATGACTTATTTTAATATAGGAATAATCTATATTAAATGGATTAAAGTAGTGGCATTAATAATTTACTCTTTAGGATTGATTTTAAGGTATTGGTCATTATTCATAATTGGAAAAAAATTTTCAAGGTATGTGCAAGTAGACGAAACCCAAGATTTAGTAATTAAAGGCCCATATAGAATATTAAGGCACCCCTTATATTTAGGATTATATTTGCTTACAATATCAATACCACTTTATACTGAAAATTTTTTAGTTTTTATTTTCTCTGCATTTATTATGTTTAGAATACTTAAAATGAGAATGGATGAAGAAGAAATTATTATGGAAAAAGTTATAGGGGAAAGGTATATACATTGGAAAGAGAAAAGATTTAAGTTTATTCCTTTTATTTACTAG
- a CDS encoding type II toxin-antitoxin system PemK/MazF family toxin yields MLIKRGDIFYADLSPVIGSEQGGVRPVLVIQNDVGNKYSPTIIIAAITSQINKAKLPTHIEINASEYGLTKDSVVLLEQIRTIDKKRLREKIGHFDEDMMKIVDECLRISTGLAEF; encoded by the coding sequence ATATTGATTAAAAGAGGAGATATATTTTATGCCGACTTAAGTCCTGTTATTGGTTCTGAACAGGGAGGAGTTAGACCAGTTTTAGTTATACAGAATGATGTAGGAAATAAATATAGCCCTACTATTATTATAGCTGCTATTACATCTCAAATTAATAAAGCAAAATTACCTACACATATTGAAATAAATGCTAGTGAATATGGTTTAACAAAAGATTCAGTTGTACTATTAGAACAAATTAGAACAATAGATAAAAAGAGACTTAGAGAAAAAATTGGACATTTTGATGAAGATATGATGAAAATAGTAGATGAGTGTTTGAGAATAAGTACAGGCCTTGCAGAATTTTAA
- a CDS encoding LolA family protein produces the protein MNKLFVVIVLLIVIFTISCSNKNPTNEELFNELVKTINNIETYSADVNISIESNKGKEKYSAKHIFSKPKKYRIKYLDEKQEIYFDGKNLHLIYPNIDKTKIVLERKKIEQYSTLFIGYFLELIQTSEKIEMESDKDFLIINLELPGNSAKRRNQKIWFSKKDFKPNKMIITDINGIENVEVKYENLNYNVTLTEDMLFE, from the coding sequence TTGAATAAGTTATTTGTTGTGATTGTTTTATTGATAGTTATTTTTACTATATCATGCTCTAATAAAAATCCAACAAATGAAGAATTATTTAATGAACTAGTAAAAACTATAAATAATATAGAAACTTATTCTGCAGATGTAAATATATCTATAGAAAGTAATAAAGGGAAAGAAAAATATTCTGCTAAGCATATATTTTCTAAGCCTAAAAAATATAGGATTAAATATTTAGATGAAAAACAAGAAATATATTTTGATGGTAAAAATTTACATTTAATATATCCTAATATTGATAAAACAAAAATTGTTTTAGAAAGAAAAAAAATTGAACAATATAGTACATTATTTATAGGATATTTCTTAGAGCTTATTCAGACTTCTGAAAAAATTGAAATGGAAAGTGATAAAGATTTTTTAATTATTAACTTAGAATTACCAGGAAATAGTGCTAAAAGAAGAAATCAAAAGATATGGTTTTCAAAAAAAGATTTTAAACCAAATAAAATGATAATAACTGACATCAATGGAATAGAAAATGTAGAAGTTAAATATGAGAACTTAAACTATAATGTTACACTAACAGAAGATATGTTATTTGAATAA